GCCGGCGACCACCTTGGATACGGTCCGGGTCGATGTGAAGGGCGGGCTCCCGGTCGTCGCCAAGCCCGAAGGCACAGTCATCGCCGTGGACCCTTCTGCCCTCGTCGAATTAGCTCCATCACTTTTTGAGGCCTTCCACGCCGCACACCGGGGATCGATTGGGCGACAGCATGCCTATACGCTGAGGGCCACCGGCCGATTGGGACCGGAGGAAGCAAAGGACGATCCAGCCCTTCGCGCTGCGGTGTACCTCGACGCGGACGGTGTCCCGCGTGGTTTCCTCACCTACGCCTTTGCCGGGTGGGAGAAGTCTCCGCTGACCATGGATGTGCGAGACCTGGTCGCCACCACTGCTGCTGCGCGACGAGAACTGTGGCGTTACCTCGGTGCCCACGACCTCATCGAACGGGTTGTCTACGGCGCCGCCGCTCCCGATGATCCGCTGCCCTGGTCATTGGATGACCCACGCCGCGTTGCCGTCACAGAGACTGAGGACCTGTTGTGGTTGCGTATCCTTGACGTCCCCGCAGCGCTGGGTGCCCGAGAATACATCGCCGACGGGTCGTTGCGGCTGCGCATCACCGATCCCCAGGGTTATACGACGGGAAGTTACAAGCTGGTCGTCGACGGGAGAGTCGGGTGTGTGGAGACCGAACCGGACGATTCTCAGCCAGCGGATCTAGAGCTGGACATTGCTTTGTTGAGTTCGTTGTACCTGGGCGGAACCGGAGTACGGACCCTGGCTGAGGCTGGCCGTCTGCGCGCGGCGTCCGATGAGGCCGTAGACCGTGCCGCCCGGTTGCTGGACCTGCCGGGGGCGCCCTACGCGATCAATGGTTTCTAGGCCCGGATTCGGACATCGCACACGGACAGCACCAGCAGTACCTGAACGCGACCTGCGTTTTGACCCGTCATATGCCGGGGGACTAGAATCATTAGACGACTGCCGGGGTGTTCCCTGCCCGGGCTCGTAACAATTTTAGTTCCACGTTCGGAGCATGCCGGGACTTCCGGCTTTCCGATTGACACAATCTATCCCCAACGGAGCCCCTACTACATGACCATCACCTCCAACGAGAAGACCGGTACCCCGCAGGTCGCCATCAACGACATCGGTACCGCTGAAGACTTCCTCGCAGCCGTCGACGCAACCATCAAGTACTTCAACGATGGAGACCTCGTAGAAGGCACCGTCGTCAAGGTCGATCGCGACGAAGTCCTGCTCGACATCGGTTACAAGACCGAGGGTGTCATTCCTTCCCGCGAACTTTCGATCAAACACGACGTCGATCCGGGTGAAGTTGTTTCCGTCGGCGACCAGGTCGAAGCTCTTGTTCTCACCAAAGAGGACAAGGAAGGCCGCCTGATCCTGTCCAAGAAGCGCGCACAGTACGAGCGCGCCTGGGGCGACATCGAAAAGATCAAGGAAGAAGACGGTGTCGTCACCGGTACCGTCATCGAGGTGGTCAAGGGTGGTCTTATCCTCGACATCGGCCTTCGTGGCTTCCTGCCAGCTTCCCTGGTGGAAATGCGCCGTGTCCGCGACCTGGCTCCGTACATCGGCCAGCAGATCGAAGCGAAGATTATCGAGCTGGACAAGAACCGAAACAACGTTGTGCTCTCCCGCCGCGCGTGGCTCGAGCAGACCCAGTCGGAGGTTCGTTCAACGTTCCTCAACAAGCTGGAAAAGGGTCAGGTTCGTCCCGGCGTCGTTTCCTCCATCGTCAACTTCGGTGCATTCGTGGACCTTGGCGGTGTAGACGGCCTGGTGCACGTTTCCGAGCTGTCCTGGAAGCACATCGACCACCCGTCAGAGGTTGTCGAAGTTGGCCAAGAAGTTACCGTAGAGGTTCTCGAAGTGGATCTGGACCGCGAGCGGGTTTCGCTCTCGCTCAAGGCTACCCAAGAAGACCCTTGGCAGACCTTCGCTCGCACTCACGCACTGGGTCAGGTTGTCCCAGGTAAGGTCACCAAGCTGGTTCCGTTCGGCGCATTTGTCCGCGTCGAAGACGGCATTGAGGGCCTCGTTCACATCTCTGAACTGGCTGTCAGGCACGTTGAGCTCGCCGAGCAGGTTGTTTCCGTTGGAGACGAACTGTTCGTCAAGGTCATCGACATCGACCTCGAGCGTCGTCGTATCTCCTTGTCGCTCAAGCAGGCCAACGAGGACGTGGACCCTGAGGGTACCGAATTCGATCCTGCTCTGTACGGTATGGCCGCAGAGTACGACGAAGAGGGTAACTACAAGTACCCTGAGGGCTTCGATCCCGAAACCAACGAATGGCTCGAGGGCTACGACAGCCAGCGTGCCGTCTGGGAGCAGCAGTACGCTGATGCCCAAACCCGCTGGGAAGCCCACAAGAAGCAGGTTGCCGAGCACGCCAACGAGGATGCCGTTTCGACGTCCGAGTCCAGCGAGTCCGCAGCGACGAGCTACTCATCCGACGCTCCAGCGACGGATAGTGGATCGAACTCCGGTAGCAGCAGCAGCAGCAATGGCGGCGGTGGCGGCACCCTTGCCTCCGACGAAGCACTTGCAGCACTGCGTGAGAAGCTGACCGGCAACTAAGCAAGTCTGTTATGTGTTGAGGGGCCCCGCCATTCGGCGGGGCCCCTCTTCGCATTTCACCTGACGTAACACGTCGCGAGGGTTATAGGCGCCGGGTACTCACGGTAACGGTGAACCTCGGGTTGCGGTCCACCTGGCGCGTTGGGCCAACTATGCTGCTCAGCGCCCGGAGGTACCCAAGGTGAGTGTTCCACACCGTCCAGAGTTGGCCTCCGGGTGAGAGCGCCCTGGATGCTTCCCGAAAAAGCTTCAGCGCAATTCCCGAATGGACTGTCGCGCCCATATGGAACGGCGGGTTCAAGATAATCACTTCTTGACTGGCATCTGGGAGAGAAGAAAGGCCGTCGTCGCGCACCACCTTCACCTGACCGTCCACTCCATTGGCACGCATGGTGAGCAGCGCAGAATCGACTGCTGCTGCGGAGTGGTCAACAGCAATCACGCTGATGTCCGGGCGTTGTAAGGCAAGATAGGCGGCGATCGCGCCAGTACCGCAACCGAGGTCCACAGCGGTAGAAACCTGCGACAGCTGTTGTAATTGCGGCAAAAGAAACCGTGTACCCAGGTCAAGTCTGCCTCCGCCAAATGCAGCACCATGAGAGGAAAGGACCAGCGGCTTTCGCATCCCGACGTCGTGTGATTCGCTCACCGGGAAAGGGCACTCGCCGGCGAGCCTAGGGTCGGAAGCTGTAAGGATGCGCGATTTGCGCCGGGCAAGAGACGCGTGCACGGTATCGAAGTAGCGTCCAAGAACGTCATTCATGGCCGGAGTCATGTGCTTGACGCGGCCGGCGGCCATGACAACAACTTCCTGATGGGCATACCGTGCGATCTTCCAGCAGAGTTCCTCCAGTGCGGACAGAGATCGGGGTAATCGCATCAGGACCAGTTTGGCCCCTGACAGTAGCTCGGGACCAGGGCGATGCTGCGAGTACGTCGAGGGCACCGAGAGTATCCGCGCATTCTTAGCTAGCGCGAGCTCACCGGATAGCGCATCTTGATGCACCCTCAATGGACTATGTCCACCCAGCACGACCGAGAGTGTGATCGCCCCGTAATTGTCGCCAATGACGGCAATGGTGCCCGGCTGCGAGTCCTTGACCGTCTGGCGTGAGGCGTCGAGGAGGTATTCGTCGGCGGAGTCCCACGCGAACAGGTTGTCCGCCTCAACATCGGGGGAGCGCCGCAAGGCGGAGAGTTCAAGTTCAGTCATGATCCATCCAGGAAGTTCCATGGTCGACTGGTTCAATGGCGCCGGAGCCAAAAATTGCCACACCATTCAAAAATGATTCAGTGCGCGCGGGTTCGTCCAGAACCGCACAATCGAGCTCGGCACCGGTACTCGTATAGCGAATACCGGAAATGGTGACTCCGGTGGAGCGCAGCTCGTGTTCAAGCCTGCCGGCGTTTTCGTGTGCAGCCATCACACTGAAGTTCCGTACGCGTCGGCGTGTACGAAACGTAGACGCCGCCAACGCTGCGGTAACGGATCCCGAGTAGGCACGCGCGAGTCCTCCCGTGCCAAGTAGGGTGCCTCCGAAGTACCGAACTGTGACGGCGACGATATCGCTCAGGTCCGTGGCGCCGCCGGCGCTCTGGCTGCGGATCAAGGCTTCCATCATGGGTTGGCCTGCGGTTCCCGAGGGTTCGCCGTCGTCATTGGTTCGCTGAAGATGCCTATGCGGTCCCACCACATAAGCGCTGCAGTGATGGCGCGCGTCCGGAAATTCCCGGCGGGCAGCAGCGATGTGGTCGCGGGCTGCTTCCTCTGAATCAATGCTCGTCAGCAGGGCGATGAACCGTGAACGCTTGATGTCTATCTCATTGCGGCTGTGACCGGCGAGCGTTGTATACGTACCGCACGCACTTCCCGATTCAGACACCAACACAGTCTAGTGTTGGTTACATGCTCAATGTTGGACTGACCGGTGGCATAGCGGCCGGAAAATCGTTGGCGGCCACGCGGCTATCTGCCCTCGGTGCCACGCTGGTCGACGCCGATGCCATCGCCCGGGAAGTAGTGGAGCCGGGTACCGATGGTCTGCGTGCCGTGGTGGAAGCATTTGGACCGGGGATTTTGACGGATACCGGCTCACTGGACCGACCAGCCCTCGGCGAGTTGGTGTTCAACTCTCCCGGGCAACGCCAGCGTCTGAACGCCATTATCCACCCCCTGGTCAGGACCCGTGCAGCAGAACTTGCACAAGGTGGCGAGGGCGGGATCGTCGTTCAGGATATTCCGCTGTTGATCGAGACCGGACAAGGCCCGTCCTTCCACCTGGTGGTGGTGATCGACGCGCCCGAAGAAGAGCGCGTGCGGCGCATGGTGGAGGATCGCGGCATGTCCGAAGCGGACGCCCGCGCCCGGATAGCGGCCCAGGTCTCGCCAACCGAACGCACCGCCTCTGCAGATGTCGTGCTGCCAAATACGGGCTCTCGGGATCAGCTGTTGGCCTCGGTGGACACGCTCTGGGAAGAAAGGCTCTTGCCTTTCCACCACAACCTGTTGGACGGTCGGATCGCACCACGCTACGGCCCGCCGCTACTGTTGGCAACACGGCCGCAATGGCCTGACCAGGCGGCTCTGCTCACGAAGCGGATACTACTCGCAGACCCGCGGATTCTGGCGGTAGACCACATTGGCTCGACTGCAGTGCCGGGGCTCCCGGCCAAGGATGTGTTGGATCTTCAGGCGACCGTGCACAGCCTGGACGACGCCGATGCTGTCGCGGGTGTGCTGACGAGCGCGGGGTTTCCACGCTGTCCCGGCATCTGGCAGGACACACCAAAATCGAGCCATCCTGATCCGGCGGACTGGGCAAAACGGCTACATGGGAACGCCGATCCGGGCCGCGCCGTCAACGTGCATATCCGGGTTTTCGGTTCTCCGGGCTGGCGTTATTCGTTATTGTTCAGGGACTGGCTGTCCGCCAATCCCAGTGCTGCCGCTGCATACGCGGCTGAGAAGCGTCGGCTCGCAGAAGAATACTCCATGGACAACTCCACGGACCGTTACGCGCAAGCCAAGGAAGACTGGTTCAGCCGGTCGGCCGATCCGCTCATGAACCAATGGGCGCAGAACATCGGATGGCACCCACCAGCCCTACCTCATTAGGCTGGCAGCGGACCGGCACGCTGTGCAGCCCCAGAATGTCCGGGTCAGGTACTAACCTGTAAAGCATGAGTCTTGCACAGGACATTAAGCGTGTAGTGGCACCGTTTGAAGTGATCAGTGAGTTCAAACCAGCGGGCGATCAGCCGACCGCGATCGCAGAACTGACAGATCGTATCAAGGCGGGGGAGAAGGACGTCGTACTCATGGGTGCCACGGGCACCGGTAAGAGCGCGACGACGGCCTGGCTCATCGAGCAGGTCCAGCGACCCACTCTGGTCATGGTGCAGAACAAAACGTTGGCTGCACAGCTGGTCAACGAGTTCCGGGAACTTCTGCCCAACAACGCGGTGGAGTATTTTGTTTCCTACTATGACTACTACCAGCCGGAGGCATATGTGCCCCAGACGGACACCTTCATCGAGAAGGATTCGTCCATCAACGAGGAAGTTGAGCGGCTCCGGCACTCTGCCACAAATGCACTGCTGACCCGTCGGGACGTCGTGGTAGTGGCTAGCGTTTCGTGCATTTATGGGTTGGGAACGCCCGAGGAATATGTTGCGGGCATGGTGACCCTCCGCAGGGGCGCGGAGATGAACAGAGATGAGCTCCTGCGGCGCTTCGTGTCCATGCAGTACACGCGCAACGACATGGACTTTCACCGCGGGACCTTCCGGGTGCGGGGCGACACCGTCGAGATCATTCCCATGTATGAGGAACAGGCCCTTCGTATCGAGTTCTTCGGGGATGAGATTGAGAGTATCCAAACGCTCCATCCACTCACCGGAGAGCTCATCCGCGAAGAGAATGAGATGTATGTTTTCCCGGCCTCGCACTACGTGGCAGGTCCAGAACGGATGTCCAAAGCCATCACCCGGATTGAAGATGAGTTGCAGAAAAGACTCGACGAACTGGAAGGTCAGAACAAGCTCGTGGAAGCGCAACGCTTGCGGATGCGCACTACGTATGACCTCGAGATGATGCAGCAGATGGGTTTCTGCAATGGAATAGAGAATTATTCGCGCCACATCGACGGACGCGGGGCTGGAACTGCCCCGCACTGCCTGATTGACTACTTCCCGGATGATTTCATGCTTGTTGTCGACGAGTCGCACGTGACTATCCCGCAGATCGGTGCCATGTATGAAGGTGATATGTCGCGCAAACGGACCCTGGTGGACCACGGTTTCCGACTTCCATCGGCGATGGATAACAGGCCACTGAAGTGGGACGAGTTTTTGGAGCGGATCGGACAGACAGTCTACTTGTCGGCTACGCCGGGCAAATATGAGCTGGGGAAGTCCGACGGCTACGTTCAGCAAATCATCCGGCCCACAGGGTTGGTGGACCCGCAGATCGTGGTGAAGCCCAGTAAGGGTCAGATTGATGACCTTCTGGGGGAGATCCACAAGCGTGTTGATAAAAACGAGCGCGTTCTGGTAACCACACTGACCAAGCGTATGGCCGAAGACCTCACCGGTTACTTACTGGAACACGGCGTAAAGGTGGAGTATCTCCACTCGGATGTGGACACTCTTCGCAGGGTAGAGCTGCTCCGGGAGCTGCGCATGGGCACCTTTGATGTCCTGGTCGGCATCAACCTTCTCCGCGAGGGGCTGGACCTTCCAGAAGTGTCCTTGGTGAGCATTCTGGATGCCGATAAGGAAGGGTTCCTGCGCAGCTCGACGTCGCTGATCCAGACGATCGGCCGCGCGGCACGCAACGTATCCGGTGAAGTCCACATGTACGCCGACCGGATCACGGCCTCAATGGCGCATGCCATCGACGAGACGAACCGGCGTCGTGACATTCAGGTGGCCTTCAATAAAAAGAACGGTGTTGACCCACAGCCGCTGCGGAAGCGGATTGCGGATATCAGTGATCAGCTGGCGCGTGAGGACGCTGACACTGCTGCCCTTCTGGAGGCGGCCGCCGGGAGGAAGGGTAGCAAAAAGGGTGCCTCGCTAGCTGGCGTCCGTCGCGACGGACTTGCGGCCGTACCGGCGGAGGACCTCTTGGACCTTATTGCTCAGCTCACTGAGCAGATGCACGGCGCAGCCTCCGAACTGCAGTTTGAGTTGGCGGCGCGCTTACGCGACGAAGTTTCTGACCTCAAGAAGGAACTGAGGCAAATGCAGTCCGCTGGCCACGCCTGATCGGAGGTGGGCTGATGGGACAGGAGCCAGAAATTGTCGAGATCAGGGTTCATGGAGTCGGAGACCAATCCGGGTACAGGGCGCTGGGGGAACCAAAGGGCACTGCCCTGAATGGGTGGGTCGAGCTTCGGAGTCCTCCTGCTCTGCCTGCGCATCCGCTGAAACTCATCAATTGGTGGCGTGCCAACCGAAAGCAAACGGGTCGTATGTGGTGGTACCTGGCGTTTCCGTTCACGCTCGTCAATGTTGCAGGGCGTATGGGACCAGAGGTAGGTCACCCGTTTGCGCACAACGCGCATCGGGCGGTCGTTTCAGTAACTGCGGTGGGGCTGACCTTGGTCCAACTGGCCTGGCTAATTGTCCTGATGGAAACCATTTTGCGGTATTTGCCTTCCTTCATGGACCCCCTATGGCTGGGCAGGTTGACACCGCTGGCTGCGGCGGCAGGATTGTCGTTGTTGCTGATCCTGCGGTGGACTCGCGTGGTCCGACTCCAACCGGAAGACGCCGGCACATCGCCGGGCTCACTGTGTTCCCACGTGGTCGCGGTTCTCGCCGGTGGGATCCTGCTCTCCGTTCTGAGACCTGCCCACATGGCCTACACCGGGTGGCCCTCGGTCGTCCCACCTGGGTCCGGAAATGAACCCCTGCTGGACGCTATGGCTTTAGTGGTTGTCGTGAGTACCACCGGGGTCATGCTTTTGGCCATGCTGCTGGTCGCGGTGTACGCGTTTACACCGTCCAGAGCTCGCGAACGCGTTCGTCCCCTGCCCATGACGGGGCTGGTCCTGACGGTGGCGGTGGTGCTGATGCATACGGTGACAGCGTTGGTGCGTATGGCCCTGGATAATTTGGCCAACTACGTCAACGGCCTGCTCTACCCTCTTCAACGCGGGGCACTCCAGTATCAATACCGGGTCCTTCTGTCCTACGACGATCCGGCCATTGCCGGAGACAGCCGGCTGGATCTGCTGCCGTTCCAGTCCATGATTCTTCTGCTGGCGCTGCTCGCGGCCACGGTCGTTGTCCTGTGCCTGTGCACGAAACTCAAGTTATCCAGACTCTTCTCCGGTGAGTATTCTCGGGCCACGTGGTGGCACGGCTTTATCACGGTTCTTCCGTCGATTATTCCCGTGGTGGCTCCGATTGCGGGACTGCTCGGAATGGCTGGCGTGGCCTCTGCCGTCATACTCGGAGAGGGGAAACTGGGTGGGCCGATTTTTGGACTGGGAGTGCTGCTACTGCAACTTGCGGCCGCCGTCGTTATCTTGAGCATGCTCCTTGGACAGTTCCCCGCTTTCAGAGAAGTCATGGCAAAAATTGGCGACCTAGCGGGGTTCTGGCCAGTTCACGATCATCCGTTGGCTGGGGTCTCGTACCGCTATCCGGTGCTAGCCGGCATACGACTCGAATTGGCTCAGTGCGGTGACGCCGTCAGGCCGGTACTTTTCGGTCACAGTCAGGGTTCGGTCCTCTGCGCCTGGCTGCTCGCCCACGAGTCATCCCTGAGCGGCCACCGACCCGTATTCGTTTCTGCCGGATCGCCCATCGAGTCGATATACGCACCTCTATTCCCTGCCTATTTCACACCGGATCTTCAGGTCAAAGTCGTTGCAGCAACCGAGGAGTGGGCCAATTACTGGCGAGTAACGGATCCGTTGGGCGGACCTATAGAGGGGGCGGAAAACATTCGCCTCGACGATTCCGCGGCCGATCCCCTCGGACACGGGGGTTACTGGAACCATCCGCGAATCGCCGTCTTCATCTCGAGTTTCGAACGTGGCACCGAGGTATTTCCTCCTGACACGAACTGCATCTAAACTGGCAGGAGCGTAGGGGAGTATCCATAACGCTGTATTCGTCAACACGCGCGGCGCCACTGCCCCGCCGGATGCAGCGGCTGGTATCTGAAATAGCCGGTGGAGAGACTTGCGGTAACTCGTTGCTCCTTTGAAAGGTGGCCATGCCAGAATTACCCGTAGCTTTTGAGGTCGGAACATTCATTGTTCTTGGCGTCATTTTGCTTATTGATCTCCTCCTGGTGGCTAAACGGCCGCATGAGCCCTCCATGAAGGAAGCTGGGCTGTGGGTTGGTTTCTACGTCAGCCTTGCGCTCGTGTTTGCAGGCCTCATGTGGATCTTCACCGATCCTGAACACACCGGACAATTCGTGGCTGGATGGGTCACCGAGTACAGCCTCAGTGTGGACAACCTATTTGTCTTCATCATCATTATGGCCCGCTTCTCAGTGCCCAGAAAGTACCAGCAGGAAGTGCTGATGGTGGGAATCATCATCGCGCTGATCCTGCGCGGCATCTTTATTCTGATCGGTGCTGCCGTCATTGAAAACTTCAGCTGGGTGTTTTATATCTTCGGCGCATTCCTGCTGTATACGGCGTACAAGCAGGCCAAGGACGTTGGCGGAGATGAGGAGTCCGGCTCGGAGAACAAGCTCATAGCCAAACTGCGCAACGTACTGCCCATGTCGGAAAAGTACGACGGAAACAAGTTGCGGACAGTCGTGGATGGCAAGAAGGTATTCACCCCGATGGTGGTTGTCTTCGTCACCATTGGCATGACAGATCTCCTGTTTGCCGTGGATTCTATCCCCGCCATCTTCGGGCTGACCCAGAGCGCGTTCATTGTCTTCACCGCCAACATCTTCGCTCTGATGGGACTTCGTCAGCTGTACTTCCTGCTGGGCGGACTCATGGACAGGCTGATCTACCTGAAGCACGGTTTGTCCGTGATTCTGGCGTTCATCGGGGTGAAGCTTATTCTCCATGCACTGCACGTGAACGAGCTACCGTTCATCAATGGCGGTCAGCCTGTCGAATGGGCTCCGGAAATACCGACGTTCGTTTCACTGGCCGTCATCGTGGGAACGATCATTCTCGCCACAGTACTGAGCCTGCTCAGTCCGAAGGCGCGCGCACAGAAGACAGTCTCTGAACTAGAGCACGCCCTATCGGTTTATCGGAACCTGGGTGAGGATTCACCGCGCAACCACGCCACGGCCGTCCTTGACGATGTCCGACAGAAACGGCGCAAGGCCGAAGAGGCCGCGGCGCAGCACGGTGTTAAACTTCCCGAAATGAAGGATGCCGAAACGGCAGAGGAAGAATTCAAGAGGAAGTTCCCCGACAACAAGTAACATTGGCGCGGTGACTATCTCTGAACAGACCACGGCGCTGGATCCTCTAAGGACGCAGCGTCAAGGGAGCATATTTACCGTGATCCTGTCAAGTTTCAAGCGATAGAAGGCATATAGGCCCCTTGTAGATATCAAAATAAGGGGTCTACTACTGCTTTTACTACTGCTTTTTGTTATCCTTTGACCATGACACGAGGAAACAAGATCCGGGCGAACGGCGAGGGCAGCATCTTTGCTATCGGCACACCACAGGGGAAGCGCTGGAAGGCTGAAACGACCATCGGCTATGACGGGGCCGGGAGACGAGTTGTAGCCAGCGGGACGGGGGCTACGAAGGCAATAGCCATAGAGCGAAGAGATACGAACCGCCTTAAGCTGCTTGTGATGCAAGGCAAGGCCCCGAGCACAGTCCTAGCGGGGCGAGAAATCAGGATCAATAAGACGAGCGTCGAAAACTACTTGCGGTCGTGGTTTGAGTCTCTGAACCCGGTCACGGTTGGAGCATCGACGCGGCGACAGTATGAGGGAAACATCACCCGCCACATTAACCCGCACATCGGCGAAATCCCGCTAACCCTACTATCACGGGCGAACCTGCGAGAACTTTTCTACAAGACGCTACCCAACAAGGCCTATGACCCTAAGAACCCCGAAAAGAGACTAGGAGCGGGGGCGGTGCTGAACGTATGGAAGCCACTTAACAAGGCACTAAAAGACGCGCACCTTGATGGATTGATACAACAGAACCCGTTAGAGGGCTTAGACCGTCCCGCACCAGTGATGAAGGAAATCGACATCGACACCAGCAGGCCAAAGGCACTGTTACAACACCTTGAAGGGGACATCGATCAGGCGAAATGGCTTACCAGTTTTCTACTGGGCTTACGTGTCTCCGAAAAATTGGGGCTTACGTGGGATTGTATCGACCTTGACCCGAAGGAAGGACAGCCGCCAACCATCACCATTAAACAACAACTCAGCAGGGATCACGCGCGGCACGGTTGCAGAAGTAAAACAGACCGGGAGCCAGTATGTGGGAAGCGATCCGCACACGATTGCCCAAAGCGGATAGACGGTAAGGGCCTCTACATAAAGGAGGAGACTAAGACGAAGAACATTAGAAAGTTACCTATCCCCTACGAACTTGAAATATTGCTGGTAGAGCACAAGGAGCGATGGGAAGCTGTGAAAGACTCGGGGGAAATAAACTGGATAGAACACGGAGACGGCGAAGACACGGAAAAAACGCTATCTTATGAACCAGAACCGGGGCTAGAAAACTTAGTATTTACAATGGATAACGCTAAGCCCATCCGGCACGAAGTGGAGAACCAGAACTGGCACGCATTATGTACAAAATATGGATTTACCAACGACCGGGGACACATATCACGACACACAACAGCGACTATGTTAGCTGAGGCCGGAGTGCCGCCCGAGGTTGCAAAACTTATACTGGGACATACCAGTGAACGAATGACGCGATATTATACACATCTAAAAGCCACCAAAACGACCCTAGAACCATTGCAGAATTTCGAGATTCAGCTATTGGGCGAGAGACAAGAATATGATTTCATGGATCTTAATTTGGACATAGGTAAACCCCCCGTGGAAAGTAGAAAATAAACACAGGGGGCCTACACTTATTATATCGGCATATCATCCGATAAATTTTATTTACCTTTCACTAATGAGGCGGCGGAGGTCATCCTCTGGCAGAGATGGATTTTCCCGCATGATAGACCGGGTAACATCATCAGCCGAATGAGAGAGCCGAGACGCGGTATAAGGTGCAAGATAACGGGACGACGCCAAGGCACGATGAAGGTCTGGGCAGTTCCTTATCTTAGATAGCTTGTCTAACGTCCACGACGTGGTATTGGAGTTGATAGCGACCTTAACGAGAACATCTGTATCGTGGTGAGTGACTAACATATCTAGGACTATGGGATCCGTGTAAGGATTTCCCGCTAGGTCCCGACAGAACATAACATCGTCATTCATACTGTATGTGATTTGCTCGTCGAGGGACATATTCTTGATATCTGCATTTTTAGATGTTCGCATTTTTTCGCTCATGATAAGCCGGGTGACATCATCAGGCGAATGAGAGAGCCGAGACGCCGTATAAGATTCCAGACGAGGGGAAGACGCCAAGGCACGATGAAGGTCTGGGCAGTTCCTTATCTTAGATAGCTTGTCTAACGTCCACGACGTGGTATTGGAGTTGATAGCGACCTTAACGAGAACATCTGTATCGTGGTGAGTGACTAACATATCTAGGACTATGGGATCCGTGTAAGGATTTCCCGCTAGGTCCCGACAGAACATAACATCGTCATTCATACTGTATGTGATTTGCTCGTCGAGGGACATATTCTTGATATCTGCATTTTTAGATTTTTG
This region of Arthrobacter roseus genomic DNA includes:
- the uvrB gene encoding excinuclease ABC subunit UvrB, whose protein sequence is MSLAQDIKRVVAPFEVISEFKPAGDQPTAIAELTDRIKAGEKDVVLMGATGTGKSATTAWLIEQVQRPTLVMVQNKTLAAQLVNEFRELLPNNAVEYFVSYYDYYQPEAYVPQTDTFIEKDSSINEEVERLRHSATNALLTRRDVVVVASVSCIYGLGTPEEYVAGMVTLRRGAEMNRDELLRRFVSMQYTRNDMDFHRGTFRVRGDTVEIIPMYEEQALRIEFFGDEIESIQTLHPLTGELIREENEMYVFPASHYVAGPERMSKAITRIEDELQKRLDELEGQNKLVEAQRLRMRTTYDLEMMQQMGFCNGIENYSRHIDGRGAGTAPHCLIDYFPDDFMLVVDESHVTIPQIGAMYEGDMSRKRTLVDHGFRLPSAMDNRPLKWDEFLERIGQTVYLSATPGKYELGKSDGYVQQIIRPTGLVDPQIVVKPSKGQIDDLLGEIHKRVDKNERVLVTTLTKRMAEDLTGYLLEHGVKVEYLHSDVDTLRRVELLRELRMGTFDVLVGINLLREGLDLPEVSLVSILDADKEGFLRSSTSLIQTIGRAARNVSGEVHMYADRITASMAHAIDETNRRRDIQVAFNKKNGVDPQPLRKRIADISDQLAREDADTAALLEAAAGRKGSKKGASLAGVRRDGLAAVPAEDLLDLIAQLTEQMHGAASELQFELAARLRDEVSDLKKELRQMQSAGHA
- a CDS encoding TerC family protein, which codes for MPELPVAFEVGTFIVLGVILLIDLLLVAKRPHEPSMKEAGLWVGFYVSLALVFAGLMWIFTDPEHTGQFVAGWVTEYSLSVDNLFVFIIIMARFSVPRKYQQEVLMVGIIIALILRGIFILIGAAVIENFSWVFYIFGAFLLYTAYKQAKDVGGDEESGSENKLIAKLRNVLPMSEKYDGNKLRTVVDGKKVFTPMVVVFVTIGMTDLLFAVDSIPAIFGLTQSAFIVFTANIFALMGLRQLYFLLGGLMDRLIYLKHGLSVILAFIGVKLILHALHVNELPFINGGQPVEWAPEIPTFVSLAVIVGTIILATVLSLLSPKARAQKTVSELEHALSVYRNLGEDSPRNHATAVLDDVRQKRRKAEEAAAQHGVKLPEMKDAETAEEEFKRKFPDNK
- a CDS encoding tyrosine-type recombinase/integrase produces the protein MTRGNKIRANGEGSIFAIGTPQGKRWKAETTIGYDGAGRRVVASGTGATKAIAIERRDTNRLKLLVMQGKAPSTVLAGREIRINKTSVENYLRSWFESLNPVTVGASTRRQYEGNITRHINPHIGEIPLTLLSRANLRELFYKTLPNKAYDPKNPEKRLGAGAVLNVWKPLNKALKDAHLDGLIQQNPLEGLDRPAPVMKEIDIDTSRPKALLQHLEGDIDQAKWLTSFLLGLRVSEKLGLTWDCIDLDPKEGQPPTITIKQQLSRDHARHGCRSKTDREPVCGKRSAHDCPKRIDGKGLYIKEETKTKNIRKLPIPYELEILLVEHKERWEAVKDSGEINWIEHGDGEDTEKTLSYEPEPGLENLVFTMDNAKPIRHEVENQNWHALCTKYGFTNDRGHISRHTTATMLAEAGVPPEVAKLILGHTSERMTRYYTHLKATKTTLEPLQNFEIQLLGERQEYDFMDLNLDIGKPPVESRK